In one window of Nicotiana tabacum cultivar K326 chromosome 12, ASM71507v2, whole genome shotgun sequence DNA:
- the LOC107764870 gene encoding protein MRG1-like isoform X1, whose protein sequence is MGSSNAGVSDNSTTISDEVGGTTHDTDIDVVDSSRFQEGEKVLAFHSQQLYEAKIQKAEFQMREWRYFVHYLGWNKNWDEWVGIDRLMKLTEENIQKQQELKKKQDTDKSSKGGRGSQMKTKGYTGGRGRKRKSDVPQKDKYAPPPEKLVNIQIPPQLKKQLIDDCEFVNHLGKLVKLPRSPNVDEILKKYHDYRLKKDGVISDSVGEILSGLQCYFDKALPAMLLYKNEREQYQESIRDDAAPSSIYGAEHLLRLFVKLPEILFYASIEDETLTELRQKLQDFLRFLQKNQSAFFLSMYHSAEGFDVADKKQDN, encoded by the exons atgggGAGCTCAAATGCTGGGGTATCGGACAATTCCACAACCATCTCTGATGAAGTTGGTGGCACCACTCATGATACTGACATTGACGTGGTTGACTCCAGTCGTTTTCAAGAAGGTGAAAAAGTACTCGCCTTTCATAGCCAACAACTTTATGAAGCTAAG ATTCAAAAAGCTGAGTTTCAAATGAGGGAGTGGAGATATTTTGTTCATTATCTT ggTTGGAACAAAAA CTGGGATGAATGGGTGGGCATAGATCGACTGATGAAACTCACAGAAGAGAATATTCAGAAGCAGCAGGAGCTTAAGAAAAAACAGGATACAGATAAGAGTTCAAAGGGTGGACGTGGATCACAAATGAAAACAAAAGGCTATACAG GGGGAAGAGGCAGAAAGCGAAAGAGTGATGTTCCGCAGAAG GACAAGTATGCTCCTCCTCCAGAAAAGCTTGTCAATATCCAAATACCACCACAATTAAAGAAACAGCTGATTGATGATTGTGAATTTGTCAACCACTTGGGCAAG CTCGTCAAACTTCCACGTTCTCCAAATGTAGATGAAATACTAAAGAAGTATCATGACTATCGGCTGAAAAAGGATGGAGT GATATCTGATTCTGTTGGAGAGATTCTTAGTGGTTTGCAATGCTACTTCGACAAAGCACTGCCTGCTATGCTCCTTTACAAGAACGAGCGGGAACAATACCAAGAATCAATTAGAGATGATGCCGCTCCTTCCTCTATATATGGAGCTGAGCATTTATTACGGCTTTTTG TTAAGTTGCCAGAGATTCTGTTCTACGCAAGTATTGAAGATGAAACATTAACAGAGTTAAGGCAGAAGTTACAAGACTTTCTCAG ATTCCTGCAGAAGAATCAAAGTGCATTTTTCCTGTCCATGTACCATTCTGCGGAAGGTTTTGATGTGGCTGACAAGAAACAGGATAACTGA
- the LOC107764870 gene encoding protein MRG1-like isoform X2, with the protein MGSSNAGVSDNSTTISDEVGGTTHDTDIDVVDSSRFQEGEKVLAFHSQQLYEAKGWNKNWDEWVGIDRLMKLTEENIQKQQELKKKQDTDKSSKGGRGSQMKTKGYTGGRGRKRKSDVPQKDKYAPPPEKLVNIQIPPQLKKQLIDDCEFVNHLGKLVKLPRSPNVDEILKKYHDYRLKKDGVISDSVGEILSGLQCYFDKALPAMLLYKNEREQYQESIRDDAAPSSIYGAEHLLRLFVKLPEILFYASIEDETLTELRQKLQDFLRFLQKNQSAFFLSMYHSAEGFDVADKKQDN; encoded by the exons atgggGAGCTCAAATGCTGGGGTATCGGACAATTCCACAACCATCTCTGATGAAGTTGGTGGCACCACTCATGATACTGACATTGACGTGGTTGACTCCAGTCGTTTTCAAGAAGGTGAAAAAGTACTCGCCTTTCATAGCCAACAACTTTATGAAGCTAAG ggTTGGAACAAAAA CTGGGATGAATGGGTGGGCATAGATCGACTGATGAAACTCACAGAAGAGAATATTCAGAAGCAGCAGGAGCTTAAGAAAAAACAGGATACAGATAAGAGTTCAAAGGGTGGACGTGGATCACAAATGAAAACAAAAGGCTATACAG GGGGAAGAGGCAGAAAGCGAAAGAGTGATGTTCCGCAGAAG GACAAGTATGCTCCTCCTCCAGAAAAGCTTGTCAATATCCAAATACCACCACAATTAAAGAAACAGCTGATTGATGATTGTGAATTTGTCAACCACTTGGGCAAG CTCGTCAAACTTCCACGTTCTCCAAATGTAGATGAAATACTAAAGAAGTATCATGACTATCGGCTGAAAAAGGATGGAGT GATATCTGATTCTGTTGGAGAGATTCTTAGTGGTTTGCAATGCTACTTCGACAAAGCACTGCCTGCTATGCTCCTTTACAAGAACGAGCGGGAACAATACCAAGAATCAATTAGAGATGATGCCGCTCCTTCCTCTATATATGGAGCTGAGCATTTATTACGGCTTTTTG TTAAGTTGCCAGAGATTCTGTTCTACGCAAGTATTGAAGATGAAACATTAACAGAGTTAAGGCAGAAGTTACAAGACTTTCTCAG ATTCCTGCAGAAGAATCAAAGTGCATTTTTCCTGTCCATGTACCATTCTGCGGAAGGTTTTGATGTGGCTGACAAGAAACAGGATAACTGA